The Zingiber officinale cultivar Zhangliang chromosome 2A, Zo_v1.1, whole genome shotgun sequence genomic sequence TGGTATGCCAACTTGACTGCATTAGAAAGATTTGCTTATTAAAGATCTTACAATTCTCAGTCATGCAGTCTAGAGCATTGTAACAAAGTAAGCACCGTTGGATAGAAAATCATGCCTTAACAAAGTAAGCACCACTGGAGAGAAAATCATGCCTTAGTCACTACTTGAAAAAAGGGATTTAGAAAATATTTACTTTAATTAAAGTTGATATAACCAAATGCTTTAAATACTAACGAGGAGAAACTTTGTCATTTAATTTGCATTCCCTTCAACTTGAAAAAAAATCATTAGCTAAAGTGCAAAGATTCCAGTATTAACACAATGACATCAATCAACTCACCATCATACAGCCATTCCAGGTGGTAATAAACTGGAAGAGATGATAACTTGAGAAATAACTTTCACTCAAACAATCAACCTTCTcaccaaaactaaaactaagaGAAAGCAATCAATTCTTGAAAACATATTGCTCTCACCCCACAGATCACACAATTGACCGTGGAGATGAGACAGTGTAGTCTTCTCTGGAATTTGAGGTACTCAATTGCCAAACAAAGAAACACATAATAGGTTCTAATATCAGTGTTTTTTGGTGAAAGTTATCAAAAGTTTGTTATGCCCTCAGATCAGAAAAAAGGATCATGTAAGGAATGGAGGCCAAAAATTCTTGAACTGGCTGCCAAGAACTTTGTAACAACTATTATATGTGATGTATAGCCAAAAAGGAAGCTTATCATCATTGTTATATCAAATATTAACTGTTAAATCTTATGAATCAAAGAAGTTAACAACAACTTagttttttcctttttcaatttgtTCATATTCTTCTGTTTTAGCATTCATTGTTAGTTCAACTCTAATTTCCTAAGTCCATCTGCTAAAGATTAATGAAATCCATAGAACATATTATTTTTCTACACTAGCAGAAAGAAACCAGGTGTGGTGTGGTGTGGTGCTGCTTTTTAAGGTATGTTACCAGGCCTAACAAGATACTGAAACCTTTTTATGGTGCAATTTCTTGTAACATGATTATAACTATTTGGTCTATCAGGAAAACAATAACTGCACTGCCCTAGTATGGTTAAATATGCATTCAAGGTACTCTCTTATTGCATAAGTTCAAGAAAAAAGGTGGTCTTTGATAAATATCTAGAACATATTCAAATACAAATATTCAAAAAAGCAATTATTAAGTACAAAGCAACTTACCTGAGGTGTTGAGAGAAGTTCTGCATCTTGCTTATTTAGTCTAGGATGCAAAAGCACAAAATAGGTTTTCCAAAAGCTCCCTTCACTCATGATATTAGGGCAAAGTTCAATTCTTAAAGCAGCCAATCTTGGTGAAAAGCATTCGATAGTATATGCATGCTCAAGTTGGGCATCAGACATGTGAAAATCTGAAAGATGACAAAGGCATAAGTTGTTTGGAACCAAAGAAATTTGAAATTCTTCACATATGTGACACATGTTCAGCCACTGAAAAATAGGCAAAAACAAAACTACTGAAGTTCTGAAAATAACATGTCGGAACTCtacaaaaaaaatgataaacaatCCAAGTTTTAGAAATAATATGAGGAGAAACAACCATGGAAACTCTTTAAAAAGCAATTTCAATCATCAATATGAGAGATAGGCTTACAAATGCTTCTGCTCTCTTATGTGCACAAAAGCATAGCCCTTACAAGCACGATATAAAAAGGAACACACTGAAGAACAAGCATAAAGACAAGGCCCTTTACATAAAAAACTTTATCCCACCAAAAAGTAAGGCATAACGAAACATAACGTGCAACCAATGCGATATAAGGAAGATGATACTGCATCTCTTGATTACTCGAGAAACTCAAGGCGTTCCTAATAACTTGAGGTACTGAGACAGCAATAGACATAACAAAGAACAAAGACATGATGTTAATGAAAAATGGAAGTTCCTGATCCCTTACAAAAATCAATTGAATTGGTGATCTCGATGTGGCAATATTGCTAGCAAGAAATGCATCCATCAAACCAACCTATGATTCAAAAACATTCCAACAAGCCTGATCCCTCTAactggaaagaaaaaaaaaattgtgctgGTTCTCCTTCCCACTGTATTGAACATTGCTAAAATCACTTCACCAACTTTTGCAATATAAGACCCAGATATAAGACGTtaggaaaaattaaaatcttccatatatcaaaaagggAATAATATCTAAGAATAAAATCTTCCGTATACAAGTAAAAAATTCTTTAGAAGTTCCCAAATAGTTCTTCAGTAGAACATTCAATACATTTTCGAATTACGAAAATAAGGTAAAGTTATATCTATATCAATATAGAAAAAGCCTTACCATCAGAATCTTCGTCATCTGATAAGAGAGGGAAATCCAACCATGTCTCAGCATGCATCGAGATGTTATGGACAAAGGACATCACTTCATCCGTAATACCAATAGCTCCAGAACCGAAGTtcctatcatcttcttcctcctcctctgcccgctcctcctcttcttcgtcCCGGAATGGAAGGAAGTTGGAGGCGAACTTGGATATTTCAGAGACGCCCATATTGCCGGAGATCTTGGATATCCCGGACCTGAATCTCCCACCAATCTCAGCGAAATCATTCCGGATTCCCGCTACCGCTGCCGAATCAGGTTCCTCCGTCGGCTGCTCCGCCTCGCTGAGAACAGCCGGATCAGGGGGGGCCTCATCGACGGCGGACTGGGGAAGAGGGGCAAGAAAAGAGGCGACGCCCCACAATTGGCGGGCTAGGGTTTGGGAGAGCTCAGAAATGTCTTCCTTGACGCCCCGGCCGGCAtcatcatcttcctccttctcgtccactccGCTTCCCTTGTCCGATCGGAAAGATCTGCCATCGTCCCTTGATTCCGCAACGCTACTGCCGCCGCTGCCTTCACCGCCGTCGCTACGGTGGTCGAGGGCAAGCGAGTTGGCCAGCGATCTCGAGAGCCAGGACATTGCTGACGCTGGACTGGTCTGTTTGTTTCCCTGGACATCAAACGATGCTCGTATCGACGTGGAAGTGGGCTCCGAATAAAATAGTGGGCTTCACAGATGGCCAAAGGCCCAAATAAAAtgcatttttaaaaatattaaataatatttataaaaaagacaattgcttaattttaatattaaattttattttctaatataGTTTCCAAATTTTATTAGTCTTAGGCTGAGTATAACTTTGGTAGGGAAGAAACTATCtcattaaaaaaatgattaactatAATGTTGAACGTGGGACGAACCGAtgttatagaaattttttattaattatcaagataaatcaaagaaatatacATAAAGATTCATCGTGACAATCAATATTCTAAGATCCACTACTCATAAAGGAgaaaaaaccatatttcattagtCTTCGACCAATGGTTGATaactatgtattttttttttccaatatcTTGTATAAAGAAGTCAAATGGAAGCCCCTAAGATGGTAATAACAAGGTATCTAGCACATTACTTAAGTATTCATGATTTAAATCCTAACTACAGTACAGGAGGTACTCGAATCTTAGTTATAGTGTACGGTGTACTATAAAATATATTCCTCCTATAAAATGATTTCTCTAGTAGGATGAAATATCTACAATATTAGCTACTGGAAGCGAGGgaacttcaaaattaattaggtCGGTTAGATACTTGGATTATTAAAATCAATTATCAATTTTTCATTAATTGTCAAGATAAATCAGAAAAGTATATATAGAGACTCATCCTGACAATCAATATTCTAAAATACACTACTCATAAAGGAGAAAATAACATATTTCATTACGACCAATGGTTGATAACCATGTGATTTTTTTTCAATATCTTGTATAAAGAAATCAAATGGAGCCCCTGAATACAGTGGTAACAACAAGGTATTCAGCACATTACTTAAGTATTCATGATTTAGATCCTAGCTATGACACACGAGGTACTCGAATCTTAGTTATGGTGTACGGCGTACTGTAAAATATTTTCCTCCCGTAAAATGATTCCTCTAGTAAGATGAAATATCTATAATATTAGTTATGGGATGAAGAGTCACTTGTACTTTCAAATTTATCCAATGAGTGAACTAAGCGAGggaactttaaaattaattaagtcgGTTGGATACTTGGATTATTAAAAAAAGTCAAATGGAAATGATTTCACCAAGAAGTTAAGAAATGTCACCACGGTATGTGCAACGGTTAAGATATAGCGGAGCTAAAGGGAGTATCATGGTACATTGGACGGTCTTACAGGGATGGCAAAAACCGTGGTGATCCACTAGACCACTACTGACAACTTACTGCAGCGCTTTCATTCGTGAAGTGGAAGGAGAGTCGAGAACTTGAGGGGATTGGGATGGTCATAGGATCATGTCTTGGAGGCCTTCACAAAGCAATCTCACAAATTGCTAAGGCAAGGTTTTCCCTGCACCATATCCTGAGATGATCTGAATTGTTGCGTTGTTGCATGCATCTTTGCTAAGGCAAGCCTGTTTATGGCATGTTTCTCATTGGTTAGAGTATGATCGAGATGAATACTACTATTAAGCTTTTGAAAGTCGATTTTTGATTGATCTCGTAGGCTCTATAGACTCAAATTATGTAGTTGATCCAAATTTCATTACATGATCATGAATTTTTCTTTATATGTGGGATGGAATGAAGAAAATCATTTCATTATCcaattaataaattttgaatcatTTACTACCCTAGCAGTTCCTGTAGTTTCATTGGTGTTTGCAGCCAAAGCTTTCCATGCTTTCTGTTATCTGTTTATTGCGAGTTCTATCGCCAAATTAAAGACATTGAGTTTTGATACAAAATACAGTATCACCATCCATACATGGAAAGGAGATTCTCTatgtttcctttttattttaagcAAAAGAACAGGACACAACATTGAAAACTTGGGCATAAATGACCTTGTGGTTATTTGTGGATTTATTTTGTCTAAACCGATAAGCGATGCAAATGACGAACCAAGCTTACATGTATGTACCTTTCGGCCAGAGCAAGCTTGGAGAGTTAGCAAATGGAATGCAGACTACTTGGGACCTGAAGTTGCTACCCAATGAGTTGATGAACTGCTAGTGTTCCCATGAGTGCCAACTCGATTGGCATTAAGATCCACATTATCCGCATTGCTCGGTTCCATGACTGCATCTACTTCAGCGCTTGGTGGAGCAGAAGTACTCGATGTTCTTCCTTCTCTTGTGTCCAACCGCTCCATCATTCGTGTTACGGTGGCAATTCCAGCACGCACTTCTCTTCTGACTCCAGAACCAATATCTGCCATGGAACCACTACGTGAAAGTAGCCGCTCCCTCCATCCTCGAGTATTCTTAACTATAGATTCCTTGTATCTATTTATTTTTTGGAAAAGAAGCATAATCAACATGTGTATTCTGGAGATTGGGGGCACAAATAATCTACAAGTACCTCATCGAAACAGCATTCCAGCGAGATTTCAGATTTTCTGAAACGGGCTGCGACTCGGAGGGCCCTGGTCTTTCTCGACTAAACGGAGAAGAATGCCCGATGGGTGTCCTGCATAACAAGCGGTGAGCAGAACAATCTAATGATGTATTGAAGAACTTATGCAAAGTGATTTACATGCCTATAGTGCTAAAGCACACCTGGGATTTGAAAGACTATTGGTTCCTGATGTCAGTAAAGGAAACTGGGTAGCCTGAGCTGTGAAACCATTGGCTGCTTCAGCAGGTACACTTCCTGGACTAGGTGTTGGAGGTGATGGATCAGCATCCATTATCACATGAACTGATTCATTTTCCCTTCCTAAAGCAGAAACAGCAGGTGCAGAGACCACAGATGAGGCATTTGAATTCGTAGAGAACACTGAATATTGTGACCGGTTGTGAGATCCTGATCCAACTCGTCCCTCGCTTGTGGCAATGTGATGTGCTCTTCCCATGGCAACAGCAGCAGCTAAGTGCTGAAAAATGCGCTCTTCAAGTTCAGCATCACTTCCAACAACTGGCAGCTGCAATGAGAAGTTCGGAAAGAAATGATCATAGCACACGAGGAAACAACCATTATCTTTTCGCCTGAAAAATAAATCACTGGAGAAATATCAAAATCACTTTACAGGAGCACCCACATGCTGCAAATCCGAATCACCAAAAGCAGGATGATGAAAAATGGTAGTTGTTTGTGCGCGGTTATGTCTAGTGCTCCTTTCGTGCTCTACAGCCTCTAGTAGTTCTTGGCTGCCACAGGCAATTTCAGAACCTTTCATTTGTGTCATTAGTCTCAGCAAATTATATCGGTTTATTACGACTAATATACCTGGCTGGATCTTTCAAACTAACAGTCTGCCAACACATAGGGCAATGAGAGCTTCTCTGGCACCTAATCACAATGAATTTGGAAAAATAAATATTGCGAAAGTAGATTAAGTCTGGGGTATGTACACGAAACTAGCATGTGGAATCAATATGCAGTTAAGTAAACCAAAACAGATGGGATAAACTTGTTCAGCTATTACGAAAATATACAGTGCAAGTCATGGCTGTGATTCCAACAAATAATGCAACAAAGTAGGTTGCCTTCAACCAACAACTTTTCTGTATGAGGATGAATATACTTTCGAATTTCACAATTAGGTAACTGATTCGATATTAGTAGCCTTCAAGAATGCACAGAACATCAacagaagaaaaataaaacagtACCATTCAAGAATGCATTGTAGATGGAACTCATGCTTGCAACCAGTAACCTGAAGAACAATGTATTAGAAAACATAACACGTCGAATGAACAAGAGGGTGAAAGCAATATTGTTAGCAAAATATGTATGTACAGTGGAAGGATCACTGCAAAAGGATTCTAAACAGATGCTGCAAGCATCATCACAGGCATCCTGGATGCCTCCTTCAACAAAAGCTGAAGCTGACGACAAGTGGTTCTCCATCTCTGAAGCAGCCTCCATCGCAAACCTAAGTCGAAGTAGTTCAATCAGGGatcaaacagaaaaaaaaaaaaactcaacaccCAAGGAAAATAGCTCATCAAGGATAGTTCAATCACAAAATTCAAACTAAGAATGTGAATATATGAGAAATAACACTAAAATTAGGGGGGAAATAACATcaaaaatgatatttttaaaCAAGCATCCTATCGTTCTAGCTGACTGTCATCACCAGGAGCGCAAATCACCATATCTGAGATGGATAATGGGGGACAATAAGGAAAACAGGAGATCGGCGGACCATGGGGCCAATAAATTAGCAACATTGTGCGAAAACAAAGACGGATTCTAATCAGGGAtcgagcaaaaagaaaaactcaAACCCCCCCAGGAAAATAGCTCATAAAGGATAGTTCAATCGCAAAATTCAATCTAAGAATGTGGATATCATCGATACAGCTACAACCAAAGCCGAGAAATAACACTAAAATTAGGGTGGGAAATTGGAAATAAcatcaaaaatgaatttttaaaacaaGCATCTTATCGTTCTAGCTGATTGTCATCACCAGGAGCGCGCAACACCATATTTGATATGGCTAATGGGGAACAATAAGGCAAACGGGAGATCGGCGGAAAACAAAGACGGATTCTAACCACTGAGGATCCGAGCGAGATTACAACACAAACACCAAACAGGGAAGCGATCGATCAAGTACCTCCGACGAAGAGACACGGGTGGAGGTTCTGTGAGCCGACAATTCCTGGGATCGCGATGAAGAAACCCTAGAGTGAGCGCGGAGAAGAAGAAAGGCGTCACATTCGTTTGATCGTTTCGCTCCCTCTTGCTATTTTAGGGGAAGGATGCGGATGGGTTAAATAGAGTTACTTACTGTACGTGCTTTTCTTACGCAGCTTTTACTAACCAATGGAAGGGGGTGAAGGTGCGGAATCATCGGAATCCCTTGACTCGAGTACGTTTGGGTCGATGTTAATGCGTAATCGAAGcggaaaggatattttattatattataggCAAATATTTATgttacgtttttttttttttttttttttttttttttgactattgTCCAAAATACACatgatttgaaaataaataaataaatatatatatatatatatatcaataacattttattttatttttcttttagaaataCCTTTTGTCTACTCCAACTTAATAAAAATCACTGTTTCatcaaaatacaaatcaaaatatctcaaacttaataaaaatcttttaatattttttaaaaaatataatggtCACCTTTTTATTTCGACCCATGGGTCTCTAATGAAAATTTTATATTCTATaatctattattattttttataattctaaaagtaaaaaaaacaacatattttattttaaagattatTCAAGAAATTAGGAAACAACCTTAAACGAATCAATTAGATGTAATAATATAATATCCAAGAAAATTGGcaagttaaagaaaaaaaataaaatacacaatTTCCTCAATTAAGCTTTTATACAACAATATGATGAGACTGAATTATCAAATTGACTCAACAAATTTACAAATTAAGAAGCTCGAGTAGAAAAAGGGATTGATAATCTGCATTGTGTTTCATATTTTTGCaccaaaacaataataataataaattatttatactTTTAAACAAAGAAAAAAATTGGTGATTTTATAACCAAGATACAGTTGGTAAAGATTAATAACATgcgaaaggaaaggaaaaaagaacACGGACTGGAAATGGATATGCATGTTCAACTCATGCTTCACTGTGAGAACTGATAGCTGCACAACTGCACTTGTGTTTAGAGGATCTTCCTTTGCCTCATGTGACAGGACTTGCCTAAGAACAGGAGTAAGCCAACACCGGCTGTTATCCCAAAAGTATACCTACTAGGATTGAAGTGACAAATCACACCTTGGTTAGGCATCAGTTCTATTAGgattctccaaaaaaaaaaaaaaaaaaaaaaacaaggtcaCCAAATTTAAGTGAAATGTGGAAACTTACTTGGCTTGAGATGATTTCTTCCAGAATACAAAACATGAAAATACATCCTGGGGAGACAGAAGAACAAGTGAAGTAGCAATTAGTTCAGGTTtgtatatatgttattttaaatttaaaaaaaaaaaacatgacatTTTATTGAACCGCACATGCAGGTTTCGAGATTTCTCATTTCGCGTATCAAACTTTCATAATATCAAAACCACACAACGCATTTCCATTATACTTCTTTTTTATTCAAAAATTCACTGCTCTCAATTTACGCTGTCGAATTCAGATCTAAGAGCATAGATACGTTGAGACTTCTAGAGGTACATTAATTTTGATCCGAAATAATTCGAAATTCTCTAAGTCCATAGTCAGTTTTGGATTAAACTAaatgatggacctaga encodes the following:
- the LOC122040585 gene encoding uncharacterized protein LOC122040585 — its product is MSWLSRSLANSLALDHRSDGGEGSGGSSVAESRDDGRSFRSDKGSGVDEKEEDDDAGRGVKEDISELSQTLARQLWGVASFLAPLPQSAVDEAPPDPAVLSEAEQPTEEPDSAAVAGIRNDFAEIGGRFRSGISKISGNMGVSEISKFASNFLPFRDEEEEERAEEEEEDDRNFGSGAIGITDEVMSFVHNISMHAETWLDFPLLSDDEDSDDFHMSDAQLEHAYTIECFSPRLAALRIELCPNIMSEGSFWKTYFVLLHPRLNKQDAELLSTPQVVEARTMLLQKLQNQSKSDSPKLVDVSHGKSETSFPFSKPAITSKDAFDTFPSENPQTESLHDDRHPNPIIASWTATNQTVAEEERQNRKFNVASNISVEETDDDDWPEDEDGDTTPRIISIPIDEDVSFSDLEEDDEKYAPKALKT
- the LOC122040586 gene encoding E3 ubiquitin-protein ligase RHF2A-like, whose amino-acid sequence is MEAASEMENHLSSASAFVEGGIQDACDDACSICLESFCSDPSTVTGCKHEFHLQCILEWCQRSSHCPMCWQTVSLKDPASQELLEAVEHERSTRHNRAQTTTIFHHPAFGDSDLQHLPVVGSDAELEERIFQHLAAAVAMGRAHHIATSEGRVGSGSHNRSQYSVFSTNSNASSVVSAPAVSALGRENESVHVIMDADPSPPTPSPGSVPAEAANGFTAQATQFPLLTSGTNSLSNPRTPIGHSSPFSRERPGPSESQPVSENLKSRWNAVSMRYKESIVKNTRGWRERLLSRSGSMADIGSGVRREVRAGIATVTRMMERLDTREGRTSSTSAPPSAEVDAVMEPSNADNVDLNANRVGTHGNTSSSSTHWVATSGPK